The DNA region GCTAGGGCAGAGTGTGGCAAGGAGGGGGCGATTAGGCCACTTGGGCGTAGGCACTATGAGGTGTGCACAGCAGGCCACCCAACCGACACATCAGGTCCAGCTTGTATGACGGCCAGTTCTGGCTCCAGAGTGGCTGTCCTGAGCTGGGAAGCACCTTTTTGTCATCCCCAAGCATTGTAGCTTCCTACCAGATACACATCCAATTACAGCTGGTAAACCCCACATCTCTGAGGTCAAGTGAGGCTGAGTGACCTGAGATCCCACAATCCCATGCTCCCGGGGCCCAGACCTCACCCCGACACACACAACGTGTCAGAGAAGCCTAAGAATACACACCGAGTCATATGCACTATGCTGTTTATTGTCACGTTACCCGTGGGACAGGGACGGGATAGGGAGGGGAGCCTCCAGGCAGAGAGGTGGAAGGAGCGGGGAGGTGGGAACCCTGCCCTTCCTCCAGGCTGGTAACGGTGGCGACTCGGCCACCAGCAGGACCCCCTTAGATGGACCCCCTTAGATGCAAGCACAGTGCTGCGTGAGCAGGTTGGGCACCATCTCATACTTAAAAGAGTAACCTCCATCCGAGGTGGTGCGGACACGTAAGGGCCTCATGGTCCCTGGGAGAGCAGCGCAGCAAGGCTGGGCCCCTGGCACCAGAGAGAGGGGCTGGACAGGGGTAGGGGGTGCCCCGGGGACTGGCAGGGACAGGTCCGGCGGGGTGGACAGCCCACAGCCCCCATGACAATAGTGGAAGGTGAAACTGGGAGGGTGCACGATCCACCGTTCCCAGCCCAGCTCCTGGAAGGAGATGTTGAGGGCCGCTCTGTGGCAGTCGGCATGCGCGGCGGGGTCCTCTGGAGGCCTCTGCAGCAGGCGCAGCGCGGCAGGAGACCAAGGCCAGGGCAGCGGGGGCGTGGAGCGGCGGGCTCTCTCCCCTCCGCTGGGAGGCCTGGCCCGAGTGTGGGCCACCAGGAAGGGGGTGGCCTCGGGCCGCGCTGAGCAGGAACAGAGAGGACAGTGCAGGAGGAGCACCAGGACGGGATGGGTCAGCAGAGGGAAGGCAGAGGCGGCCAGGTGCAGCACAGCCCAG from Lagenorhynchus albirostris chromosome 6, mLagAlb1.1, whole genome shotgun sequence includes:
- the INHA gene encoding inhibin alpha chain encodes the protein MWPQLLLLLLAPRGGHGCHGPELDRELVLAKVRALFLDALGAPAVTGEGGKPGVRRLPRRHAVRGFMRRGSEPEEEDVSQAILFPATGARLGDKPAAGELAQEAKEGLFTYVFRPSQHTRSRQVTSAQLWFHTGLDRQETAAANSSGPLLGLLALSSGGPTAVPISLGQAPPRWAVLHLAASAFPLLTHPVLVLLLHCPLCSCSARPEATPFLVAHTRARPPSGGERARRSTPPLPWPWSPAALRLLQRPPEDPAAHADCHRAALNISFQELGWERWIVHPPSFTFHYCHGGCGLSTPPDLSLPVPGAPPTPVQPLSLVPGAQPCCAALPGTMRPLRVRTTSDGGYSFKYEMVPNLLTQHCACI